A genomic stretch from Verrucomicrobiia bacterium includes:
- a CDS encoding TlyA family RNA methyltransferase, protein MRERIDTQLVTRGLVESREKAKRFILAGAVRVNGQLAHKPSELVAEDAVLLIEVADKYASRGGHKLEAALNAFQISCRGLICADLGASTGGFTDCLLQREAARVYAVDVGKGQLDWKLRQNARVVIHDEINARNLTVATLGELVDLTTIDVSFISLTKVLPAAVGILKAGGAIVALIKPQFEAGKKLVKKGGVVRDSRVHDAVTKMIQDFATETLGLTLLGVIESPLLGPAGNKEFLIALHKP, encoded by the coding sequence ATGCGTGAGCGTATCGATACCCAACTTGTTACCCGCGGTTTGGTGGAAAGCCGCGAGAAAGCGAAGCGCTTCATTCTCGCGGGAGCGGTCCGCGTTAATGGACAGCTCGCCCACAAGCCCAGCGAGCTTGTCGCGGAAGATGCCGTACTCCTCATTGAAGTTGCCGACAAATATGCCAGCCGCGGTGGCCACAAACTCGAAGCTGCACTTAACGCGTTCCAGATTTCCTGTCGTGGCCTCATTTGTGCCGATCTCGGCGCTTCCACGGGCGGTTTCACAGATTGCCTGTTACAGCGTGAAGCGGCGCGCGTGTATGCCGTAGATGTCGGCAAGGGCCAGCTCGACTGGAAGCTGCGCCAGAATGCACGCGTCGTCATCCACGACGAGATCAACGCGCGCAATCTCACGGTGGCCACTCTTGGCGAACTCGTTGATCTCACGACCATTGACGTCTCATTCATCTCCTTAACGAAGGTCCTGCCTGCGGCTGTCGGCATCCTCAAGGCTGGGGGCGCGATTGTGGCGCTTATCAAGCCACAATTCGAAGCGGGGAAAAAGCTCGTGAAAAAAGGTGGTGTTGTGCGAGACTCCCGGGTACACGACGCCGTGACGAAGATGATCCAGGACTTTGCAACGGAGACACTCGGGTTGACCCTGCTGGGAGTCATCGAGTCTCCCCTGCTCGGTCCAGCCGGCAACAAGGAATTTCTCATCGCACTTCACAAACCGTGA